The region CAGAAGTCGGCGAACACAGCGTCGACGAACTCGTCCAGCCACACGCCTTCGCCCTGCGGATCGGCTCGCAGACGCTGCAGCGCGTTGGTCGCGCCCTCACATCGCTGGATGATGCGCTCGGCGAAACGATCCGCCGCGGTGAGCAGGAGGACGTCGAACTGCTGCCGGAGGTAGGCGTCCATCGGGGTTACCCCTGCGTCCTGCTCAGCGTGGTCTGCCGGGCGATCTCGTCCAGCACGCCCCGCACCGCCCGCACCGACTCGCCGTCCTGGAACTCCTCGAAGATGAACCGTGCCTCGTGCAGCTTGGCCTTGGCCTGCTCGAACATTCCGAGGTGGGCGAGCACGTTGCCCTGGTTGGCCAGCACCCGTGCCCGGCCCAACGGGTCGGTCTCCCGGTCGCGCACCCGGAGCACCGCCTCGTACAGCTCGACCGCCTCGACCAGGTTGTCGCGCTGGTGTTTGGACGGCAGGTAGACCAGGGCGTTGGCCAGGTTCAGTTGGGCGCTCGCCCACCGCTCCGGGTGAGTCTCGGGGGTGTAGACCTTCAGCGCCGCGCGCAGCGACCGCACGGCGACGCCCAGCCGCAACTGGTCGGAGGCCTCCACCATGGGCATCGTGAGGTAGGCGGTGGCCAGGTTGGCGTGAGCCGCCGCCCACACCTCGGGCGCCTCTTCGCTGGTCACCAGCTGCAGCGTCGCGTGGTAGTGCTTCACCGCCTGAATCAGCAGGTCACGGCGGCCTTCGGCCAGTTCGTGCAGGGTCTGCGCCAGGGCCAGGTGCAGCTCGGCACGGCCCACCGGCAGATCGGTCTCGTCGAGCAGCTTCAGCGCCCGCTCCAGGGCGTCGATGACCTGTGGACCGGGACCCTCGGTGTCCTTGCGGATCCCCGCGGCGGCGCCGAGCAGCACGCCGGCCAGCGGCTGGGCGACGCCGAGGGCCAGTTGCACCGCCTGGTCGAGCAACCGCAGCGCCTCCGCCGGGTCGCCGCGGTCCACCGCGTGGCTGGCCTGCGCCGACAGCACCAGCGCGGCCAGCTCACCGTCGGCGGAGCCGAGCTCGGGCGGGTCGTCGGCACGGCCGAGGGCGAAGGAGACCAGGTCGACCAGCACGCCGAACGGCTCGCCCAGCTCGTCCCGCAGCCGATCGGGGTCCTCGCTGTCCGGGTCGATGACGAAGCGGTTGTACCGGGTGACCGGATCGTCGCCGCGCAACTCGGCGAGCGCGCCCTGCAGGTCCCCGGCCAGTGCGAGCTCGTGCGCCCGCAGCGCCGCCGGCCACTGCTTGGGCATCCGGCCGGACACCAGGTCGCGCCGGGAGGGTTCAGTGTCCTCCCCGGCGGGGACCAACAGGAATCCCGCCGGTAGCGGAAACACTCCGATGGGCTGGGGCCGGACGGGAAGGGTCACGCCGGCACCGACATGGTCGATCATGGCCTCAGCCATTCAACGGTCCTCGCAGGTCACGTTCTGCGCCGCGCTTGATGAGGCGGGCGCTGATCTCGGCGTGTGTCTTGGTCGGGTACGTGTCGATCCGACGCCGGACCACGCCGTCGGCGAACAGCACGATAATGTCGACCGCCCACCGGCCTTTTTCCGGGACGACGACGGTGTCGACTCCCAGCGCTGTTTCCTCGTGGGTCTCGTGCGCGTCGCGGTCCAGCGGGTTGTCGGTCACGGCAATCACGTCTCCAGATCCAGTGGTATCCGCAGCGCGCCCTGTGTCTCGTCCCAGACCGCGTCGCGCACCCCGACCGGGATCCGGTCCTCGAGCACCTCCCGGACCAAGACGCAGCGGTCACCGGCAGCGTTGCGCTGCTTCAGCAGCAGACCACCGCCTTGTGGTCCGCGCAACGGCATCAGCCAAAGCTCCCCGCCGCGGCGGATGGCCGCCGCCGCGTCTGCGGGAAAGTACCGCGCGGCCAGCTCGGCGTCCAGTCGCAGGTACCCGTCCTCGGTGAACTCCACGCGCAGACCCGCGGGTGCCGTGGAGCCGCGGAGCTCGGCCAGGAAGTCCCGCTCGATCAACGCGATCACCTCCTCCATGGCCTGCCGCACCGCCGGACTGAGTTCTGCGCCCAGGTCGAGGCACCCGGCTTCGATGAGGAACACCGTGATGTCGTCAGGGTAGGCGTCCTTGAGCAGCCAGTGGGCGAATGCCAGCGCGTGATCCCAGCGGAAGGCATGCGTGTGCAGGCCCTCCAGAGGAGGAAGATCGGCCAGCGCGGGGCCGGGCACGCGGTAGATCGTGCCCGGCTCCGCGCCGGTTCGGCTGGCGTCGACGAGGACGACCCGACGGGCCCCGCGCATTCGGAACGCCACGTCCATCCCCGCGGTGCCGCCGTCCACGATCTGCACGCCCTCGGGGATGCCGCGTTCCCAAAGGTGCCGGATGAGGATCGGGCCAACCCCGTCGTCGCCGCGGAGCAGATTGCCGCAGCCCACAACGAGGACCTCACAACCCGGCGTTCCGGGGTCGTCAACCAGTTCCTCATGGAGCTGCGTCACTGTACTCCTCCGTTCCGTTCTCTGTCGCGAGTTCCCTGTCGCGGTCTCAGACCATTCCGTTGATCACGAACTTGCTGAGCTCGCGACCGGTCTTGCCGTCGTAGGCGTGCACCGTGCAGACCAGGCAGGAGTCGAAGCTACGGGCGACGTGCCCGAGCTCGACCGGGTCCTCCTTGTCCTTGATCGGCGCGCCGACCATGGCCTGCTCGATCGGCCCGAGCGCCTCGTCCCGGTCACGCGGGCCGATGTTCCAGGCGGTGGGGGTGATGACCTGGTAGTTCGCGATCTTGCCGTCCTCGATCACGATCCAGTCGGACAGCGAGCCGCGGGCCGCCTCGGTGGAGCCGAAGCCCTTGCCCTCGGCGTACTCGGTCGGCTTAGTGTAGAAGCTGTCGTGAAGGTCGAGCTGGTCCAGCCAGCTGCGCACCCACTTGTAGTACTTCGGAGCCTCGTGCATCCGGGCGAGCTGGCGGACCAGCACCGACGGGCCGATGCGGTTGAGGATGTCCACGAACAGCGGGTCGTTGTCCTGGTGCGGGGCAGCGTTCGGGGCACCGGCGGCCACGCGGCGGGCCAGCGGGCCGGCCTCCAGCGGCACGTAGCCCAGCCCCGGCACGTCGTAGCGCGGCGACTTGGCCCAGCTGTACTTGCCCTGCTTCCGGCCGACCTCGGGGTCGATCGGCTTGGTCTCGCCCTCGAACGGGTGCAGTGGCTTGTCGCCCTCGTAGAAGGAGTGGGTGACGTCCTCCCGAACCCGGGCCTGGTCGAACTCGAACCACTGCCCCTTGGCGTAGATGCCCGAGCGCCCGATGAGGGCGGCGTTGCGGCCCTCGATGGTCGGGTTCTCGTACATCGAAGGCTCGAAGTAGGTGCCGGTGGCGATGTAGTTGCCGACACCGCCGCCGTACTTGTCCAGCCCGATGTCCATCGCGTAGCGGATGAAGAAGCCGCAGTCGCTGTTGTACTGCGACTCGTTCTCGTCCACCCAGGCGAGCACGTCATCCCAGGTGCGGTTCTCCAGCCAGCGGTCGATCGAACAGCCCAGCCACTGCTTCTCGAGCCAGTTGTCCTTCCAGTGCTCGAGGATGGCGATGGCGCGGGTCACGTCCGACAGTGTCGGGGCCGACATCACGCCGCCGGGGACCATGAAGCTGGAGTGCGGCCACTGCCCACCGAAGATGGCGTAAACCTCGACCGGCTTTGCCGAGAGCACCACGCCGGGGCCGTAGCTGGTGCCGACGTAAGGCGCGAAGCGGCGCACCGCCTCGTCGTAGAGCTTCGACTTGGCGTAGTTCTTGTTCGTCAGGTCGATGGCGAACAGCGCGTAGAAGTAACGCGGGATGCTCTGCAGGGTCTCGCAGGCCTGGCAGATGTTACGGATGAGCGTCGCGTTGCGGGGCACGTGGGTCCGCCAGGCGACGTCGAGCGCATAGGCGGACTTATAAAGGTGGCTGC is a window of Carbonactinospora thermoautotrophica DNA encoding:
- a CDS encoding tetratricopeptide repeat protein: MAEAMIDHVGAGVTLPVRPQPIGVFPLPAGFLLVPAGEDTEPSRRDLVSGRMPKQWPAALRAHELALAGDLQGALAELRGDDPVTRYNRFVIDPDSEDPDRLRDELGEPFGVLVDLVSFALGRADDPPELGSADGELAALVLSAQASHAVDRGDPAEALRLLDQAVQLALGVAQPLAGVLLGAAAGIRKDTEGPGPQVIDALERALKLLDETDLPVGRAELHLALAQTLHELAEGRRDLLIQAVKHYHATLQLVTSEEAPEVWAAAHANLATAYLTMPMVEASDQLRLGVAVRSLRAALKVYTPETHPERWASAQLNLANALVYLPSKHQRDNLVEAVELYEAVLRVRDRETDPLGRARVLANQGNVLAHLGMFEQAKAKLHEARFIFEEFQDGESVRAVRGVLDEIARQTTLSRTQG
- a CDS encoding hydrogenase maturation protease, which produces MTQLHEELVDDPGTPGCEVLVVGCGNLLRGDDGVGPILIRHLWERGIPEGVQIVDGGTAGMDVAFRMRGARRVVLVDASRTGAEPGTIYRVPGPALADLPPLEGLHTHAFRWDHALAFAHWLLKDAYPDDITVFLIEAGCLDLGAELSPAVRQAMEEVIALIERDFLAELRGSTAPAGLRVEFTEDGYLRLDAELAARYFPADAAAAIRRGGELWLMPLRGPQGGGLLLKQRNAAGDRCVLVREVLEDRIPVGVRDAVWDETQGALRIPLDLET
- a CDS encoding nickel-dependent hydrogenase large subunit, coding for MTAIDLSVSPLGRVEGDLDVRVTIEDGVVTSAWTEAAMFRGFEIILRGKDPQAGLIVTPRICGICGGSHLYKSAYALDVAWRTHVPRNATLIRNICQACETLQSIPRYFYALFAIDLTNKNYAKSKLYDEAVRRFAPYVGTSYGPGVVLSAKPVEVYAIFGGQWPHSSFMVPGGVMSAPTLSDVTRAIAILEHWKDNWLEKQWLGCSIDRWLENRTWDDVLAWVDENESQYNSDCGFFIRYAMDIGLDKYGGGVGNYIATGTYFEPSMYENPTIEGRNAALIGRSGIYAKGQWFEFDQARVREDVTHSFYEGDKPLHPFEGETKPIDPEVGRKQGKYSWAKSPRYDVPGLGYVPLEAGPLARRVAAGAPNAAPHQDNDPLFVDILNRIGPSVLVRQLARMHEAPKYYKWVRSWLDQLDLHDSFYTKPTEYAEGKGFGSTEAARGSLSDWIVIEDGKIANYQVITPTAWNIGPRDRDEALGPIEQAMVGAPIKDKEDPVELGHVARSFDSCLVCTVHAYDGKTGRELSKFVINGMV